One genomic segment of Pandoraea sputorum includes these proteins:
- a CDS encoding DNA-methyltransferase, which produces MSNKAPHQLADFQNRVFREDALSVMRRLPDQSIDLVFTDPPYSSGGLHSGSRTRPPGEKYINSSNGLYPDFSHDNKDQRSWTFWCMTWLAEAYRITRAGGYLVCFVDWRQLPSLTDAVQGAGFIWHGVAVWDKTQGCARPRRGGFSAQAEYMVWASRGSLPKDSGTFLPGVFTERLPRPKQHMTQKPEELARQVVRLVPPGSTVLDPFAGSGTFLRAAQEAGHAFIGCELEPAYHEIACERLKAA; this is translated from the coding sequence ATGAGCAACAAGGCCCCCCATCAACTCGCTGATTTTCAAAATCGCGTCTTCCGAGAAGATGCGTTGAGCGTCATGCGGCGTTTGCCCGACCAGAGCATCGACCTGGTGTTCACCGATCCACCGTATTCATCTGGCGGGCTGCATAGCGGTTCGCGTACGCGCCCGCCTGGCGAGAAGTACATTAACAGCTCGAATGGCCTCTACCCGGACTTCTCTCACGACAACAAGGACCAGCGGTCGTGGACCTTCTGGTGCATGACGTGGCTGGCCGAGGCGTATCGCATCACGCGTGCTGGCGGCTACCTCGTTTGCTTTGTCGACTGGCGGCAATTGCCCAGCCTGACCGATGCGGTGCAGGGGGCCGGATTCATCTGGCATGGCGTTGCCGTGTGGGACAAAACACAAGGCTGCGCGCGGCCGCGCCGTGGGGGCTTCTCAGCTCAAGCGGAATACATGGTGTGGGCGTCGCGCGGAAGCTTGCCGAAGGACTCAGGCACGTTTCTGCCAGGTGTCTTTACCGAGCGCCTACCGCGTCCGAAGCAACATATGACGCAGAAGCCTGAAGAGCTGGCGCGCCAGGTCGTCCGGCTCGTTCCTCCCGGCTCCACGGTGCTTGACCCGTTCGCGGGCAGCGGCACGTTCTTGCGTGCCGCGCAAGAGGCTGGCCACGCGTTCATCGGGTGCGAGCTGGAACCCGCCTATCACGAGATCGCATGTGAGCGACTGAAAGCCGCGTAA
- a CDS encoding phage tail sheath protein: MPTDYHHGVRVLELNDGTRPIRTIETAVIGMVCTAEDADAAEYPLNTPVLKTNVQAALAKAGTKGTLAAALDAIADQTNCATVIVRVAEGATDAETTSAIIGGTAADGKYTGMKALLSAKNKVGVQPRILGVPGFDSLAVSSELTGLAQKLRAFQYASAWECATKEEVVTYRENFGARETMLIWPDFVSWDTTKNAEASAYAVARALGMRAKIDNETGWHKTLSNVPVNGVTGLSKDVFWDLQDPSTDAGFLNSHDVTTLINHTGFRFWGSRTCTDDPLFAFENYTRTAQILADTMAEAHFWAVDGPLNPSLARDIIEGVNAKLRSMVTSGYLIGGAAWYDETANTKETLKSGQLFIDYDYTPVPPLENLQFRQRITDRYLFDFAAKVAQAA, encoded by the coding sequence ATGCCAACCGATTATCACCACGGCGTACGCGTGCTCGAACTCAACGACGGCACGCGTCCCATCCGTACCATCGAAACTGCCGTCATTGGCATGGTGTGCACGGCGGAAGACGCAGATGCGGCTGAATACCCGCTCAACACACCCGTTCTGAAGACGAACGTGCAGGCCGCTCTCGCCAAGGCGGGCACGAAGGGCACGCTCGCGGCTGCGCTCGACGCCATCGCCGACCAGACCAACTGCGCGACCGTCATCGTGCGCGTGGCCGAAGGTGCCACCGACGCGGAGACCACCTCGGCCATCATCGGCGGCACCGCAGCCGACGGCAAATACACCGGCATGAAAGCGCTGCTCTCGGCGAAGAACAAGGTCGGTGTGCAGCCGCGCATTCTCGGCGTGCCCGGTTTCGATAGTCTCGCCGTGTCGTCCGAGCTGACCGGCCTGGCTCAGAAGCTCCGCGCGTTCCAATACGCGTCGGCATGGGAATGTGCCACGAAGGAAGAAGTCGTCACCTATCGTGAAAACTTCGGCGCGCGCGAGACGATGCTGATCTGGCCGGATTTCGTGAGCTGGGATACCACGAAGAACGCCGAAGCGTCGGCCTACGCCGTTGCGCGTGCCCTCGGCATGCGCGCCAAGATCGATAACGAGACGGGCTGGCACAAGACGCTTTCCAACGTGCCGGTCAATGGTGTTACCGGCCTCTCGAAGGACGTCTTCTGGGACTTGCAAGACCCGTCGACCGACGCTGGCTTCCTGAACAGCCACGACGTCACGACGCTGATCAATCACACGGGCTTCCGCTTCTGGGGTTCGCGCACGTGCACGGACGATCCGCTCTTCGCCTTCGAGAACTACACCCGCACCGCGCAGATCCTTGCCGACACGATGGCCGAGGCGCATTTCTGGGCGGTCGACGGCCCGCTTAATCCGTCGCTGGCGCGCGACATTATCGAGGGCGTCAACGCAAAGCTGCGCTCGATGGTCACATCGGGCTATCTGATCGGCGGAGCCGCCTGGTACGACGAGACGGCCAACACCAAGGAAACGCTCAAGAGCGGCCAGTTGTTCATCGACTACGACTACACGCCGGTCCCGCCGCTGGAGAACCTCCAGTTCCGTCAGCGCATCACCGATCGATACCTGTTCGACTTCGCGGCCAAGGTCGCGCAAGCCGCCTAA
- a CDS encoding phage major tail tube protein, which translates to MALPKILKNFNVFHNGENWMGKCAEFTIPKLARKMEAIRTGGMNGEVEVDLGMEKMESTQTYPGPMRQVYEQWGISKIDGVMLRFAGYIEDDDSEGSGDSIEVVLRGRYKEIDPGSSKAGDKSDFKPTMSVTYFKYSVNGTTVVEIDLVNFIEVVNGVDRLAEQRKAIGL; encoded by the coding sequence ATGGCATTGCCGAAAATTCTCAAGAACTTCAACGTCTTCCACAACGGCGAAAACTGGATGGGCAAATGCGCGGAATTCACGATTCCGAAGCTGGCCCGCAAGATGGAGGCGATTCGCACCGGCGGCATGAATGGCGAGGTCGAAGTCGATCTCGGCATGGAAAAGATGGAGTCGACGCAAACCTACCCCGGACCGATGCGCCAGGTGTACGAGCAGTGGGGCATCTCGAAGATCGACGGTGTAATGCTGCGCTTCGCAGGCTACATCGAGGACGACGATAGCGAAGGCTCCGGCGACTCCATTGAGGTCGTGCTGCGCGGTCGCTACAAGGAAATCGACCCCGGTTCGTCGAAGGCCGGCGACAAGAGCGACTTCAAGCCGACCATGTCTGTGACGTATTTCAAGTACTCCGTGAATGGCACGACCGTTGTTGAAATTGACCTGGTCAACTTCATCGAGGTCGTGAACGGCGTCGACCGACTCGCAGAACAGCGCAAGGCCATCGGCCTGTAA
- a CDS encoding phage tail assembly protein, whose protein sequence is MKEIIPLDTPIQRGDNKVEQVEVRKPGAGELRGVNLVDLAHMDVLALMKVLPRITTPTLSEQEVARMDIADLMQIGMAVTGFLAPKSVKADAYQQTSTTPSPTLQ, encoded by the coding sequence ATGAAAGAAATCATCCCCCTCGACACCCCGATCCAGCGCGGCGACAACAAAGTCGAGCAGGTCGAAGTGCGTAAGCCCGGTGCCGGCGAGCTGCGTGGCGTGAATCTTGTCGACCTCGCGCATATGGACGTACTGGCACTCATGAAGGTGCTGCCCCGCATTACGACACCGACGCTTTCGGAACAGGAAGTCGCCCGCATGGACATTGCGGACCTGATGCAGATCGGGATGGCGGTGACCGGTTTTTTGGCTCCGAAATCGGTGAAGGCGGACGCATACCAGCAGACGTCGACGACGCCTTCGCCGACGTTGCAGTGA
- a CDS encoding GpE family phage tail protein, giving the protein MDDWSLTDLIKWRERARVRSGATDE; this is encoded by the coding sequence ATGGACGACTGGAGCCTCACCGATCTCATCAAGTGGCGCGAACGCGCCCGCGTACGTAGCGGAGCAACTGACGAATGA
- a CDS encoding phage tail tape measure protein — protein MSDAGRKLQLEVLWKTVDQMTANTRKILGTNKEMSRGLKETRDRLKELEKTQKTVGEFRELHKGLRGTSTALHAAEERVQQLARGIKETESPTRAMTREFNAAVRAARDLNNQHQQQSQKLQALRDRLSAAKVSTRDLSAHERQLRGDIAATNAAMSTQRDRLVQLQRQQERMSAARERRDKLRSAAGAMAGAGIGATAAGAVLGMPVKSGLHESKHMATEMQRVRALGLSDKETKEAIDFARQMKTFGTSRTENTELMRDALTVFADAHHAEMVTPLLAKMKFANKALYGDEKGEENDKKFMDMLKVIEMRGGLASEAEFNKQANMVQKVLTATGGRVGPEEWLNLIKTGGLAAKGINSDAFYYQLEPLVQEMSGNRVGTALMSAYSGLYQGRTTKRAAQNLDALGLIGDRSKVTPDKAGQIAHINPGALKGSELFRENQFEWMEQVLLPALAAKGITEKQAVLDAIGGIFSNRTASNLFGQMYLQRDQIRKNEKLNRGAADIGTLDKLAKDSPTGKELDLQAKVHDLWLEMGERVLPMYVAGVEGLSSVVKGLTGFMERHTVVAQVVMVAIAGIAGALLLIGPAMLAIAAVLGPLAVMRFMMQAAGIQGGVLSTVMRLLGGAIRFVGSSLLWMGRMLLTTPIGLALTAIAVAAYLVYRNWDQVKAFFIGVWNEIKAAFSGGIGGVAALILNWSPLGIFYRAFAGVMSWFGVDLPSKFTEFGANIVHGLATGITSAASYVKDAVVGLGERTVSWFKEKLGIHSPSRVFAELGGFTMAGLEQGITGNQDGPLSAVQQLARQIAGAGAGLAIAAGSPALASTVFDMRPPISSPLQSAAPAAGNHYEIHIHAAPGMNEAQLAQLVERKIIELQRKDAARARSRFGDKD, from the coding sequence ATGAGCGACGCAGGGCGAAAGCTGCAGCTCGAAGTGCTGTGGAAGACAGTCGACCAGATGACCGCTAACACGCGGAAAATCCTCGGCACCAATAAGGAGATGTCGCGTGGTCTCAAGGAGACACGCGACCGCCTCAAAGAACTCGAAAAGACGCAGAAGACGGTCGGCGAGTTCCGCGAACTCCACAAGGGTCTGCGCGGCACCAGCACGGCCCTGCACGCCGCCGAAGAGCGTGTGCAACAGCTCGCACGCGGCATCAAGGAAACGGAGTCACCCACGCGCGCCATGACGCGCGAGTTCAATGCGGCCGTGCGGGCCGCGCGCGATCTGAACAATCAGCACCAGCAGCAGAGCCAGAAGCTCCAGGCGTTGCGAGATCGCTTGTCGGCCGCCAAAGTCAGCACGCGCGACCTGAGCGCGCACGAGCGTCAGCTTCGCGGCGATATCGCAGCAACCAACGCAGCAATGTCGACGCAACGCGACCGACTGGTGCAATTGCAACGTCAACAGGAGCGAATGAGCGCGGCACGCGAGCGGCGCGACAAACTGCGTTCCGCTGCGGGCGCAATGGCCGGCGCTGGCATTGGTGCCACCGCCGCCGGCGCAGTGCTAGGCATGCCCGTAAAGAGCGGCCTGCACGAGTCGAAGCACATGGCCACGGAGATGCAGCGCGTGCGTGCCCTGGGACTCAGCGATAAGGAGACAAAAGAGGCTATCGACTTCGCGCGCCAGATGAAGACCTTCGGCACCAGCCGCACCGAGAACACTGAATTGATGCGCGACGCGTTGACGGTGTTTGCCGACGCGCACCACGCGGAGATGGTGACGCCGCTGCTTGCGAAGATGAAGTTTGCCAACAAGGCGCTCTACGGCGACGAGAAGGGAGAAGAGAACGACAAGAAGTTCATGGATATGCTCAAGGTCATCGAAATGCGCGGTGGCCTGGCGAGTGAAGCCGAATTCAACAAGCAGGCCAACATGGTGCAGAAGGTGCTGACGGCGACCGGCGGTCGTGTCGGCCCCGAGGAATGGCTCAACCTCATCAAGACCGGTGGCTTGGCCGCGAAGGGCATCAACTCGGACGCGTTCTACTACCAGCTCGAGCCGCTGGTGCAGGAAATGAGCGGCAACCGCGTCGGCACGGCGCTGATGAGCGCGTACTCGGGGCTGTATCAGGGCCGAACGACCAAGCGCGCCGCGCAGAACCTCGACGCGTTGGGTCTCATTGGCGACCGCAGCAAGGTCACGCCCGACAAGGCAGGGCAGATCGCGCACATCAATCCTGGCGCGCTCAAAGGCTCTGAGCTGTTCCGCGAGAACCAGTTCGAGTGGATGGAGCAGGTGCTGCTGCCGGCGCTCGCTGCCAAAGGCATTACGGAGAAGCAAGCCGTGCTTGATGCCATCGGCGGCATCTTCTCGAACCGCACCGCATCGAACCTGTTCGGCCAGATGTACCTCCAGCGCGACCAGATTCGCAAGAATGAGAAGCTCAATCGGGGCGCGGCCGATATCGGCACTCTCGACAAACTCGCGAAGGATAGTCCGACCGGCAAGGAGCTGGACCTGCAGGCGAAGGTTCACGATTTGTGGCTGGAGATGGGCGAGCGCGTCTTGCCCATGTATGTGGCCGGCGTCGAGGGACTCTCCAGCGTCGTCAAGGGGCTGACGGGCTTCATGGAGCGCCACACCGTTGTCGCCCAAGTGGTCATGGTGGCGATTGCTGGCATCGCCGGCGCGCTTCTGCTGATCGGTCCGGCCATGCTCGCTATCGCGGCCGTGCTTGGCCCCCTCGCGGTCATGCGATTCATGATGCAAGCCGCAGGCATTCAGGGCGGCGTGCTGTCGACCGTCATGCGATTGCTCGGTGGGGCCATTCGATTCGTTGGCAGCTCGCTTCTGTGGATGGGGCGCATGTTGCTGACGACACCGATTGGCCTCGCACTGACCGCCATCGCCGTCGCGGCCTATCTCGTCTATCGGAATTGGGACCAGGTGAAGGCGTTCTTCATCGGCGTCTGGAATGAAATCAAGGCCGCGTTCAGCGGGGGCATTGGTGGCGTCGCCGCGCTGATTCTCAACTGGTCGCCGCTTGGCATCTTCTACCGGGCATTCGCTGGCGTCATGAGCTGGTTCGGGGTGGATCTGCCGAGCAAATTCACCGAGTTCGGAGCCAACATCGTGCACGGCCTGGCCACTGGCATCACCTCGGCGGCGTCATATGTCAAAGACGCCGTAGTCGGTCTGGGCGAGCGGACGGTGTCCTGGTTCAAGGAGAAGCTCGGCATCCACTCTCCGAGCCGCGTATTCGCTGAGCTGGGCGGCTTCACGATGGCAGGGCTTGAGCAGGGCATCACGGGCAATCAGGACGGGCCGTTGTCTGCCGTTCAACAGCTCGCACGCCAGATCGCTGGCGCAGGTGCTGGTCTGGCTATCGCTGCCGGCTCGCCAGCGCTGGCAAGCACGGTGTTCGATATGCGCCCGCCGATCTCTTCGCCGCTTCAGAGCGCCGCACCGGCGGCGGGCAACCACTACGAGATCCACATTCATGCGGCACCCGGCATGAATGAGGCGCAGCTCGCGCAGTTGGTCGAGCGCAAGATCATCGAGCTACAGCGCAAGGACGCCGCGCGCGCCCGCTCTCGCTTCGGCGACAAGGATTGA